The Planctellipticum variicoloris DNA window GGATGCTTCCGGCCATCGATCTCGATGACGTTCGCGTCCACATAGGTGATCTTTCCGGACTTCTCAGCCCGTAGAACCATGCCGGAACTTTCCGCCACGGCGGCTTCCAGTCCGGTTCCCACCAGCGGCGGCTCGGCAATCAGCAGCGGCACGCCCTGCCGCTGCATGTTCGAACCCATCAAGGCGCGGTTGGCGTCGTCGTGCTCCAGGAACGGAATCAACCCCGCGGAGACGCCGACCATCTGGCAGGGGGCCACGTCGATGAAGTTGACTTCGTTCGACGTAATCCAGACCACGTCGTTGTGATGGCGGGCCATCACGCGATCGTCTGAAATCACGCCATCCTTGACCGGCGTATCGGCGGGCGCGATATAGACCTGCGATTCCTCGTCCGCACGGCACCAGACGATCTCGTCGGTCACTTTCCGATTCACCACTTTGCGATAGGGGGTGATCAGGAAGCCGTAATCGTCGACTTTCGCGAAGATGCTCAGACTCGAAATCAGTCCGATGTTCGTCCCTTCGGGCGTTTCAATCGGACAGATTCGGCCATAGTGCGAAATGTGCACGTCGCGGACTTCGAAGCCCGCACGCTTCCGGTTCAAACCGCCAGGTCCCAGGGCGCTGAGCCGGCGCTCGTGCGTCAGCGTCGCCAGCGGATTCGTCTGATCGACGACCTGCGAAAGCTCGCCGCGGCCGAAGAAATACTCGATCGCCGCCGACACGCTTTTCGGATTGATCAGCGTCCGAGGCGACATCTCTTCGACGTCTTTGAGACTCATCCGCTCCTGAACCGTGCGACGGAGCTTCAGAAATCCTTTGCGGATTTCTTCGGCCGCCAGTTCGTCGATGGTCCGCAACCGGCGATTGCCCAGGTTGTCGATATCGTCGACGCTCGCCGTCGCTTCGCCCGACCGCAGCTTGTGGATGTAGCGGATCGAGTTGACGATGTCGTCGGGACGGAGCGTCATCTCCGTGTCCGGCACGTCCTGATTGAACTTCCGATTGATCCGGAACCGGCCCACGCGGCCCAGCCGGTAGCGGTTCACGTCAAAGAACTTCTCCTTGAACAGATCCACGGCCTTTTCGAGCTGCGGCGGATTCCCCGGGCGCAGCCGCTGATAGATTCGCAGCAGGGCGTCCTCGTAGGACATCGTCGGATCTTCGAGGATGCTCTCCAGAGCCAGCCGGTCGGCGACCTCGTCGATAATCAGCACCGACTTCAAAGGCGAAGCCGCCAGCTCCTCCGCAAGAGCGCTGTTGATCGGATGACCCGCTTCGACGATGATCTCGCCGCAGCGCTCGTGGCCCGCCGGATAAATCAGATCCTCCGCGGCGTGCTTGCCCGTCAGCTTCTCAACGGCCTCTTTGCTCAGCTTCACCGTCGAGACCGGGTAGAACAGCTTGATCAGCGCCGGCGTCGAACCGAACTCCGGCCCCATGGCCCGCAGGAACGTCATCACGGAGAATTTGCCGCTCTGATCGATGCGGACCCCCAGGGTCTCACGCTTCGTGATATTCAGCTCGATCCAGCTACCACGCTCGGGAATCACGCGGCAGGAAAAACTCTTTCGCTCGCCCGGCTCGTTGGCCTGGACAAAGTCCACGCCCGGGGAACGATGCAACTGGCTCACGACCACGCGCTCGGCGCCGTTGATGATGAACTCGCCGCCGCCGAGCATGATCGGCATATCGCCCAGGTACACCTCTTCCTCGATCGGCTGCTCCTTGACGAGTCGCAGCCAGACGCGGAACGGACGACCGAATGTCAGGCGAAGCTGGCGGCACTCCAGTGGCGTATACCGCGGTTTGCCCAGCTCATACTTCACGTATTCCAGGCGGTATTTTCCGTCCTGGTAGCTCTCGATCGGAAAAATTTCGCGAAGGATCGCCTCAAGGCCCTCGTCCTTGCGCTCCCTGGGTTCCTTCTCCAGTTGAAGAAACCGGAAGTAAGACTCGGTCTGGATTCGCGTCAGATCCGAGATCTCAAAGTCACCCTTCAGGGCGCCCAGATTACGGACTTCATTGACCGGGATGACGCGAATAGAGGGAACTGGCATGCGTGTCACTTCCTGAGAAAGACAACCGGCGGCAGGAACTCTGCCTCACACCCGGGAGCAGATCAGCGGCTTGAACGTCGCGCGACCGTACCGGTCACACAACTTCCCGTCAGGATCGTGCTCAACGTCGGGATGACGCGCGACCATACACTTTCCGCGACCTGCCAAACCGGAAAGAATAACCGAACGAACGCGCGGATCAACCTCAGCCATCCGCACGTTGCTCCCGCTCAAACCACATTTCACAGCAATGGGGAGCGGCTTCTCTCCCGAGCACGAATCACACCCGAGACCCGTCCATCCCTGAACGGACAAGACCAGTAGACTGCGAGACGGCGGCGGGCCGTACGCATGGCGTCCTCCTGATTGGCGAAAGCGGCATAGCTGCGGCCCGGACGCGGAATCCACGCCGGGCCGCAGCATGATCGCCTAGCAGGCTACACCAATCACCCCCGTTCGTCAAATGTTCTCTTGACAAACGCGGAAAAATCGGTGCAGTACGCCTGTCGTCCAACTCTACTTGATCTCGACCTTGGCGCCGGCGGCTTCCAGTTCGGCCTTCAGCTTGTCGGCGTCTTCCTTCGAAACGCCCGACTTCACGGCCTTCGGAGCGGCTTCCACCAGGTCCTTGGCTTCCTTCAGACCCAGGCTCGTCGCCGCGCGAACTACCTTGATCACGCCGATCTTGTTGTCGCCGATCGCGGCAAGAACCACGTCGAACTCGGTCTTTTCCTCGGCGGCGGCCGGCGCACCAGCGCCGGGAGCAGCCGCCATCATCACGGCCCCGCCGGCAGCCGGCTCGATCCCGTGCTGCTGCTTCAGGTAGTCGGCCAGGGCCTTGGCCTGAAGCAGCGTCAGGTTAGCAATCTTGTCGCCCAGATCCGTCGTCGAGGCGTCGAAAGTCGCCACTTCAGTCATTTCCCCAGATCCTTTCTTCGTCGCAAAAAACCGATACTCAAATCATTAGATAGTGGTTGCCGGCCGACGCGGCCTCAGCACACCGCGTCCCGCTTACGCGGCGGGAGCATCCCCGCCGTCTTTGTCCGCCATCGCCTTGATCGCGCCGGCGACGCGACCTCCCGGCCCCAGCAGGGCCGCAGCCAGGTTGGCGCCTGGTGAGAGTATCTGTGCGACGAGGTCGGACAGCAGCTCTGCGCGGCCCTTGCTCTTCGACAGATCCTCAACATTCTTAGCCGTCAACGACGTCGCGCCGATCGCGCCGCCCCTGATCTCCAGCTCTTTAATCTGCGTCGCCTGCTCGGACAGTTCCCGAGACAAAGCAACGATATCTTCTCCACCGAACGCAATCGTCGACGGGCCGGTGAGCACGGCGCCCAGCCCGGTCAGACCGAGATCGCTGAGCGCCTTGCGAGCGACCGCGTTCTTCACGCCGAGCAGCCGGATGCCCTTCTTGCGCAACGTCAGCCGGAGTTTGTTGGCCGTGACGGCATTCACCTTGGAAGCGTCCAGCACCAGCACTTCACGATACTCGCCAACCCGTTCACGGATTTCCGAGATCATGAGATTCTTAACGACCTTGCTCATCTCTATCCCATACCCGGCAGCACCGACTGCCCCAGAAATTCCGTGCACGAACCCCGCAGACCGGTCTCGCCGATTAAACGGCCGCGACCGTCACGCCGGGAGACATAGTCGCCTGGACGCTGACGTTCCGAATGTACTGTCCCTTCGAGGTCGCCGGCTTCAGCGCCCGAATGTACTTCAGGAAAGCCTCGACATTCTCCACCAGCGGCGTCTCATCGAACGACAGCTTGCCGACGACGCAGTGGACATTGCCGCCGTCGTCGACGCGGAACTCCACCTTGCCGGCCCGATACTCTTTCACGGCGGCCGCCACATCCTGCGTCACCGTGCCCGCTCGCGGCGACGGCATCAGGCCGCGAGGCCCCAGCACGCGGCCGAGCGGACCGACAACACCCATCATGTCCGGCGTCGCAATTGCAACGTCGAAGTCGGTCCAGCCGGTTTTGATCTTATCCGCCAGTTCTTTGCCACCGACGAACTCGGCGCCTGCCGCCGTCGCGATCGCGACGTTATCGCCCTGACAAAACACCAGGACGCGCTTCGACTTGCCGATCCCGTGCGGCAGCACGATCGAGCCGCGGACGATCTGATCCGCCTGCCGAGGATCCACCCCAAGCCGGATCGAAATCGTCACGGTCTGATCGAACCGGCACTTTCGGATCGCTGCGGGGAGCGTCCCTTCGAGCTGTTTCAACGTCTTCACCGCAGAGGGAAGATCCACCGTGCCCAAGCTCTGGACCTGAGACTGCAAATGTCGCATGCGCTTGGAAAGATGCGCCATGACAACGATCCGATCAAAAGAACCAACTGTTCGCACCAGAGACCAGCCGCCACCCCGGCAGCTAGTCCACCACTTCCAGCCCCATGCTGCGCGCCGTTCCGGCGATCACTTTCGCCGCCTGTTCGAGGCTCGAAGAATTCATGTCTTCGAACTTCGTCCTGGCGATCTCAAGCAACTGGGCCTGAGTGACTGTCCCCACCTTCTCCGCCTTCGGATTCACCGCGCCCTTGGCAATCTTGGCGGCCTGTTTCAACAGCACCGACGCCGGCGGGCTTTTCAGAATAAAGGTGAACGACCGATCGTCGTAGATCGTGATCACGACCGGAACGATCATGCCGTTCAGATCGCGAGTCTTCTCGTTAAACTGGGTCACAAACTGACCCAGGTTCACGCCGTGCGGACCGAGAGCCGTACCGACGGGAGGAGCAGGCGTCGCCTTGCCACCCGGGATCTGGACCTTGACCTGCGCCTTAACTTTCGCGGATTTCTTCGCCATTTGCCCAAGCTCTGCGCGGATTCAGCTCGCGCTCTCAGGAGCGTTCGACCTGCCAGTATTCGAGATCCACCGGCGTCGAACGCCCGAAGATCTCGATCAGCACCGTAATCTTGCCGTTGGCCTCGTCGATCGCGTGAATCGTCCCCTGAAACGTATCAAAGGGACCGTCTTTAATCTTCACCATATCGCCGGTCTCAAAGTCCACCTTGACCTTGGCCGGTTCTTCTTTGCGACTCTGCTCGACACCGAGCATTCGCTGGATTTCATCTTCCCGCATCGGGATCGGCTTGCCGGCCGCTCCCGTAAAATCCCCAACCCCCCCGGTCGTGCGCACCAAGTACCAGGTGTCGTCATTGAGAACCATGTGCACCATCAGGTAGCCCGGGTACAACTTGTGCTCAACGACTCGCTTCTTTCCCCCCTTGGTCTCCACAACCTTTTCAGTCGGGATCACGATCTCGCCAAAGAACTCGTCCAGCCCTTCCTGCCGCAGCCGGCGAACCAGCGAGTCACGAATCGACCGCTCGCGGTTGCTCTGAACCTTCAGCACGTACCAGAGCATTCCCTGGCTGTCGGCGTCGGCACCGCCCACAGCATTTTGCTCCTGGCTCATCCCTCAGTCCTTCGCTGCAACCGCTTGAAAAACAACGCTTTACGCTGCAATAACAACACCGTCCCCGCAATCGGGAAGTCGCGGCGAACCGGCTATGATGTCGCCACAGCACTGGTTTTGCAAGCCATCGAAGCAGGAAAAACCTGACGACGACTGGAGATAGTTACGCCTGCAGAATGGAGCACCAGCGCAGGAAATACTGCCAGAGCATGTCGTAACCGAACAGCACCACGCTGAAGAGGAACATCGTCACCAGCACGACGACCGTCGCGCGCCAGAGTTCGCCCCAGCCCGGCCACGACACCTTCCCCATCTCGCCTTCGACATCGATCAGAAAATCCGCGAACCGGGGAAAGTGGACGAGACGAAACGCAGCCCAGGCCCCGGCGAGGACCACAAGCGTCGGGACGCCAATCCGAATCAGATCGCCGTACTCGACCAGCAGTCGCGCCTGCAGCGTCCATGCGCCCCAGACGACAGCGGCGGTTACGACAATCCACGTCCAGAGCCGGGCGATCCGCCCCTGATTCTTCTTGAACAGCCCTGCGGAGAACAGAGAGTTCAGATAGGTCGATTCTCGAAGCGCCTTGGCCATCACTGCCCTCTGTCGACGTCAGGCGGCATCGCTCGACGTTCCTGCATGGAATTCCAACGGGTCGGCAGTCCGCACCGCGTTCTCCGGCAACATTGTCAAGCACGGGCGGAGGGACTCGAACCCCCAACCTGCGGATTTGGAATCCGCTGCTCTGCCAATTGAGCTACACCCGTAGACCGCGGCCGGCATTCGCCCGCCGCCGTTCCGCCAGAGCAGCCTGGAGCGCTACTTCTTGCGGGATTCTTTATGGGTGGTGTGCTTGCGAAGCTTGCTGCAGTACTTCTTGAGCTCCAGCCGCTCGGTGCCGCGCGTCTCTTTGTTGACGCGATAGTTCCGGAGGCCGGTTTCCGTACATTCCAGCCACACAAATTCGCGAGCCATCGAATCACTCTCCCGAAGTCACAACCGACCTCACCCCGTTGAGGGTGAGGTCGGTCCATGGATCTGCACGGTCAGTCCGCCGGCGGAGGACTAGTCAAGAATCTTCGTGACGACGCCCGAGCCCACCGTCTTGCCGCCTTCGCGGATGGCGAAGCGGATGTTTTCCTGCATGGCGATCGGCTTGCCGAGCTGAACTTCCAGGCGAACATTATCGCCCGGCATACACATTTCGGCGCCGTCGAGCAGCTTGGAATCGCCGGTCACGTCCGTCGTGCGGAAGTAGAACTGCGGCTTGTAGCCGTTGAAGAACGGCGTGTGACGGCCGCCTTCTTCCTTGCTCAGCACGTAAACATTGCACTCGAACTTGGTGTGCGGCGTCACCGAACCCGGCTTGGCCAGAACCTGGCCGCGCTGCACGTCTTCCTTCTTGATGCCGCGGAGCAGCACGCCGACGTTGTCGCCCGCCTGCCCCTGATCCAGCGTCTTCTGGAACATTTCGACGCCGGTGCAGGTCGTTTCCTGCGTATCGCGGAGGCCGATCAGTTGGCACTTGTCGCCAACCTTCAGCACGCCCTGCTCGATACGACCGGTCACGACAGTGCCGCGGCCTTCGATCGAGAAGACGTCTTCGATCGCCATCAGCATCGGCTTGTCGACGTCGCGGGTCGGCTCGGGGATGTTCGCGTCGAGGGCGTCCATCAGGTTCGAAATGCACTGGCTGTACTTGGGGTCGGCCGGATTGTCGAGCGCGCCCTTGGCGTTGCCGCGCACGATGGGAATATCATCGCCGGGGAAGTCGTTCTTCGACAACAGCTCGCGGATCTCCATCTCGACGAGCTCCAGGAGCTCTTCGTCGTCGACGAGATCGCACTTGTTAAGGAACACGACCAGCGCGGGGACGTTCACCTGGCGGGCCAGCAGAATGTGTTCGCGGGTCTGCGGCATCGGACCGTCGGCGGCCGACACGACCAGAATGGCGCCGTCCATCTGTGCGGCGCCGGTGATCATGTTCTTGATGTAGTCGGCGTGGCCTGGACAGTCGATGTGGGCGTAGTGGCGAGAGGCCGTTTCGTATTCGACGTGGCTCACCGCGATGGTGACGGTCTTGGTTTCGTCACGGACGGTACCACCCTTGGCGATATCCGAATACGACTTGAACTTCGCAAGCCCCTTGGCGGTCTGAACCGCCAGAATTGCGGCGGTCGTGGTCGTCTTGCCGTGATCGATGTGACCGATGGTGCCGACGTTGACGTGCGGCTTGGTCCGCTGGAATAATTCCTTCGCCATTGCTGCTCTGAACCTCTTTCTCTCTGTCCCGGGGGGCGGCTGATCCCGCCTGATTCATTGACCACGGTGACCACCGGGCCGCTACGACGGTGAACCCCCACCGTCTACCTGCAGTGGCAGCCAGTTCGCTGCCCGACAACACAAAAGCTGCTGGTGGGATTCGAACCCACGACCTCGTCCTTACCAAGGACGCACTCTACCGGCTGAGCTACAGCAGCAATGCACGGCCGGCCTTGCCGCAAAAAGTGTGCATTTCGTCGCAAGTTGTCAACCCTGCCACGATTCTGCACGCCGAAGCCGAAACAGAGCGGGTGATGGGAATCGAACCCACACCACCAGCTTGGAAGGCTGGAGCTCTACCATTGAGCTACACCCGCGGTCGAAAAACTCCGAAGCCAGAACCCCTCACGCCGAAACAGGTTACGTCTCTGGCAGAGCCGCACTCATTTCGCTTTCGAACGATCGGACCTCAGCATTTTTCAGTGGTGGGAGCAGGATTCGAACCTGCGAAGGCATTGCCATCAGATTTACAGTCTGACCCCTTTGACCGCTCGGGAATCCCACCGGATTGTCTGTCGTGATCTGTCTGCCGTGACCTGCCTGTCGCTTCTGTGGAATCCGTGCCGACCACCGCCGAGAAGAGCTAGCGGTGGGATTCGAACCCACAACCCCCAGTTTACAAAACTGGAGCTCTGCCGTTGAGCTACGCTAGCGGGTCCCCGGACCACCCCAGTTGAGAAGGGATGAATATAGCAACCTCGGCACCACGTGCAAGCGCCAGTCGCAGTCACTGGACGTGAAAACTGGCATCCGGGTTCGCTCTCCCCGACTTTCTCCCGCGATCGGCAACCCGGACGCGTTGCTGCGCCGTCTGAAAAAGCCTGCGGCGGCGCAGATCGTCGCGCCGCCGCAGGGGAATTCCAACCGTTCCGCTCGTCAGGCTTCAGATGCCCGGAATTTCGAGGCTCTCGGCCTCTGCGATCTTGCGCAGCTTTCGCAAGGCCCGCGCCTCGAGCTGGCGGATGCGTTCCTTGGTTACGCCAAAGCGGTGGCCGACCTGCTCCAGCGTCTGCGGAGCCGCCCCCACGCTCAAGCCGTAACGGTGCACGATGATTTCCTTCTCACGCGGCTCGAGCCGATTGAGGATGACCATGATCGCTTCATGTTGACGATGGTTGACCACTTCGGAATTCGGCTCGCCCGCATGCGGATCGGACGAATTCTGGAAGACTTCGTCGTTTCCGGTCCGGAATCGGTCCAGGCGGGTGTGCTCGGCCGGAATCGAACGGGCGTAGTTCTTGATGATCGCCCAGCTCGCATAGGTCGAAAACTTGAATCCTTTCGTGAAGTCGAACTTCTCGATCGCACGAATCAGCGACATGTTGCCGTCGCTGACCATCTCGAAGAAATTGGTGTTCGGCTTCACGTGTCGCTTGGCGATCGACACGACCAGCCGCAGGTTGCTGCGGATCAGGAAGTTCTTCACCTCGCCCGCCAGGTTCAGCCACTGCTCGATCTGATCCATGTCGCGAGTCTTCGGGCGCTGCGGATCCAGCGTCTTTCGCAATTCCGCGGCCTTGAACTTCAAGTAGTTCATCCGCCGGAAGTAGTACGCTTCCTCCTCGCGAGTCAGCAGCGGGATGGCATACAGGCTTGCCAGATACGGCGGCAGCCCCGGCGGCGGCTTGACGACTCCTGATTTGCGGTCAGTCGGCGGAGGCGACGACGTCAGAATGTTCGCGTCGGCGTCGGCCGCATGAAATTCCTCGGCGTCCATGAAGTCGATCGGCAGTTCCAGGATCTGCTGAGCCCGGACTTCCGCGACGACGCGATAGATGCTTGTGCGGGTCCGACGGTATTTTTCCGAAAGGACGCCCACGTCCAGCCCGCGACGAAATTCCGCCACGAGCTGAACTTTCTGCTCGTCAGACAATGGTGAGGTGGAGTTGGGAAACACGGCAACCTCCGGATGTTCCTGGTCGTGATTCTTCAATGTATAACGCACCGTCTCGGGAGACCGTCCGAAGCGTCTCCCCAACCGCCGGGCAACTTCCGTCTGCCCGGCGCCAGCCCGCGACAGCCGTCGCGCCCGGCGAATCAGATTCTCGCGTTCTGCATCGGTCAATTGACTGAAACTGGCTCCCCGTTCGACGACAGTCGGATTCCGCTGAACAAATCGCTCAACCGTAGAACGGAGAAAGCCTACCTTTTTCCTGCCGCCAAACCGGAATCGCCGCGCCGGCAACCCTCTTTCGCGCCACCGCAGGACCGTCTTTCCGGACACTTGATATCGACGACTCACGTCTTCGACGGTCCAGACTTCATCATCGGTTACGGACGCGGCCTCAAGTTCGATGTTTTCCGAAAGGTCTTCCACAAAGCGTCGCAGGTCATGCAGCGCTTCTTCTCCCGAAATCGCCAGATCGGGATACAGCTCCGCGCGATAGGACGTAATCCGTTCGCAGATTTCGCCATACGGGTAGGAGTGTGATCGTTCGATTTCCCAGAGCAGCCGCTCGGCGCGGTCCACCTGGGCAGCCTGCACATCGCGTGGTGCGTAACGGATCTGCTGATCCCGGAGCTGCTTCATCACCGGATTGAGGTACTGCACCACCGCCGCCCTCCTCCCCCCGCATCACCGTCTCGCAGGTCAGTGCGAAATCAAATCCATGGGAGAACCCTGCACAGCAAAACCAATGCCAACCGGCATTGCGAAACCATTTCGTCAGTCGCGTCAACCCCTCCCCCGCCGGGGAGGAACTCGCATCTCTCCCTATGGAATACGCGAAATCTCGACAGCCAGATGAAGAAAAAGGTTCGAGATGACGCGGAATTTACCAAGTGTCTCGCAGTCTCCCGGCGGACAATCACCCGAAGTCGCAATTGATGGACGAGTTACGGCTACAGGGGGTTTCTACTAATCAGGCAGGAGATTTTCCACGATGTCTGAATTCTTGCCCAATCTCGTCACCGACATCCCGGGCAATTCCACAAACGAACACTTCCATGCGCTCAAAATCGCACTCCAAGTTGCTCCAATAGAGACGCAGAATGCGGCGCCCCCACTTCGTGGCCGCGGCTAATGGACCGCCGGAGCGGGGCTCGCGACTGGGGCGGCGCGCGGCGGATGGACCACTTTGACGTAACCCGAAATTGCGACAACGATTGCCGCCAGGCCAATCGTCACGGCGAGCCAGGTTTTCGACTTCGCCCGCATCCACTCAAACGTCGGCGACCGGCCGGTCAGGACCGAGGCCA harbors:
- the rpoB gene encoding DNA-directed RNA polymerase subunit beta, translated to MPVPSIRVIPVNEVRNLGALKGDFEISDLTRIQTESYFRFLQLEKEPRERKDEGLEAILREIFPIESYQDGKYRLEYVKYELGKPRYTPLECRQLRLTFGRPFRVWLRLVKEQPIEEEVYLGDMPIMLGGGEFIINGAERVVVSQLHRSPGVDFVQANEPGERKSFSCRVIPERGSWIELNITKRETLGVRIDQSGKFSVMTFLRAMGPEFGSTPALIKLFYPVSTVKLSKEAVEKLTGKHAAEDLIYPAGHERCGEIIVEAGHPINSALAEELAASPLKSVLIIDEVADRLALESILEDPTMSYEDALLRIYQRLRPGNPPQLEKAVDLFKEKFFDVNRYRLGRVGRFRINRKFNQDVPDTEMTLRPDDIVNSIRYIHKLRSGEATASVDDIDNLGNRRLRTIDELAAEEIRKGFLKLRRTVQERMSLKDVEEMSPRTLINPKSVSAAIEYFFGRGELSQVVDQTNPLATLTHERRLSALGPGGLNRKRAGFEVRDVHISHYGRICPIETPEGTNIGLISSLSIFAKVDDYGFLITPYRKVVNRKVTDEIVWCRADEESQVYIAPADTPVKDGVISDDRVMARHHNDVVWITSNEVNFIDVAPCQMVGVSAGLIPFLEHDDANRALMGSNMQRQGVPLLIAEPPLVGTGLEAAVAESSGMVLRAEKSGKITYVDANVIEIDGRKHPLRKYMGLNERTCLNQKPTVVVGQKVKKGEILCDSAATRDGELALGRNVLVAFMSWEGFNFEDAIILSERLVKEDVYTSIHIDEFDVEVRETKLGREEFTRDIPNVSEKALRNLDEDGIVRIGTRVEPGDILVGKVSPKAKTELTPEEKLLHAIFGRAGEDVKNESLEVPSGVEGIVIHTEKFSRRMSLSEGERKKFEAELKKAEEAGAASVAEAFKEFLKEFETAFGSKLKDSDGRDVRSVNDDKFLATYAETFHSMFEMLDIKSPQKKADCKKAIKDFWQPVEDAIDERDRTLNTMKRGDELPSGVLQMVKVYVAQKRQISVGDKMAGRHGNKGVISKVLPEEDMPFLEDGTPVDILLNPLGVPSRMNVGQILETHLGFACAKLGIRVKCPVFDGPAEEEIHKLLIQAGLCDDGKSQLYDGRTGEAFEQKTTVGYIYMLKLHHLVEDKVHARATGPYSLITQQPLGGKARFGGQRFGEMEVWALEAYGAAYILQELLTVKSDDVEGRTKIYESMVKGENTLEAGTPASFEVLNNEIRGLCLNMQLEKTGV
- the rplL gene encoding 50S ribosomal protein L7/L12, with translation MTEVATFDASTTDLGDKIANLTLLQAKALADYLKQQHGIEPAAGGAVMMAAAPGAGAPAAAEEKTEFDVVLAAIGDNKIGVIKVVRAATSLGLKEAKDLVEAAPKAVKSGVSKEDADKLKAELEAAGAKVEIK
- the rplJ gene encoding 50S ribosomal protein L10: MSKVVKNLMISEIRERVGEYREVLVLDASKVNAVTANKLRLTLRKKGIRLLGVKNAVARKALSDLGLTGLGAVLTGPSTIAFGGEDIVALSRELSEQATQIKELEIRGGAIGATSLTAKNVEDLSKSKGRAELLSDLVAQILSPGANLAAALLGPGGRVAGAIKAMADKDGGDAPAA
- the rplA gene encoding 50S ribosomal protein L1, which codes for MAHLSKRMRHLQSQVQSLGTVDLPSAVKTLKQLEGTLPAAIRKCRFDQTVTISIRLGVDPRQADQIVRGSIVLPHGIGKSKRVLVFCQGDNVAIATAAGAEFVGGKELADKIKTGWTDFDVAIATPDMMGVVGPLGRVLGPRGLMPSPRAGTVTQDVAAAVKEYRAGKVEFRVDDGGNVHCVVGKLSFDETPLVENVEAFLKYIRALKPATSKGQYIRNVSVQATMSPGVTVAAV
- the rplK gene encoding 50S ribosomal protein L11 — protein: MAKKSAKVKAQVKVQIPGGKATPAPPVGTALGPHGVNLGQFVTQFNEKTRDLNGMIVPVVITIYDDRSFTFILKSPPASVLLKQAAKIAKGAVNPKAEKVGTVTQAQLLEIARTKFEDMNSSSLEQAAKVIAGTARSMGLEVVD
- the nusG gene encoding transcription termination/antitermination protein NusG translates to MSQEQNAVGGADADSQGMLWYVLKVQSNRERSIRDSLVRRLRQEGLDEFFGEIVIPTEKVVETKGGKKRVVEHKLYPGYLMVHMVLNDDTWYLVRTTGGVGDFTGAAGKPIPMREDEIQRMLGVEQSRKEEPAKVKVDFETGDMVKIKDGPFDTFQGTIHAIDEANGKITVLIEIFGRSTPVDLEYWQVERS
- the secE gene encoding preprotein translocase subunit SecE, yielding MAKALRESTYLNSLFSAGLFKKNQGRIARLWTWIVVTAAVVWGAWTLQARLLVEYGDLIRIGVPTLVVLAGAWAAFRLVHFPRFADFLIDVEGEMGKVSWPGWGELWRATVVVLVTMFLFSVVLFGYDMLWQYFLRWCSILQA
- the rpmG gene encoding 50S ribosomal protein L33 → MAREFVWLECTETGLRNYRVNKETRGTERLELKKYCSKLRKHTTHKESRKK
- the tuf gene encoding elongation factor Tu — protein: MAKELFQRTKPHVNVGTIGHIDHGKTTTTAAILAVQTAKGLAKFKSYSDIAKGGTVRDETKTVTIAVSHVEYETASRHYAHIDCPGHADYIKNMITGAAQMDGAILVVSAADGPMPQTREHILLARQVNVPALVVFLNKCDLVDDEELLELVEMEIRELLSKNDFPGDDIPIVRGNAKGALDNPADPKYSQCISNLMDALDANIPEPTRDVDKPMLMAIEDVFSIEGRGTVVTGRIEQGVLKVGDKCQLIGLRDTQETTCTGVEMFQKTLDQGQAGDNVGVLLRGIKKEDVQRGQVLAKPGSVTPHTKFECNVYVLSKEEGGRHTPFFNGYKPQFYFRTTDVTGDSKLLDGAEMCMPGDNVRLEVQLGKPIAMQENIRFAIREGGKTVGSGVVTKILD
- a CDS encoding sigma-70 family RNA polymerase sigma factor, translated to MVQYLNPVMKQLRDQQIRYAPRDVQAAQVDRAERLLWEIERSHSYPYGEICERITSYRAELYPDLAISGEEALHDLRRFVEDLSENIELEAASVTDDEVWTVEDVSRRYQVSGKTVLRWRERGLPARRFRFGGRKKVGFLRSTVERFVQRNPTVVERGASFSQLTDAERENLIRRARRLSRAGAGQTEVARRLGRRFGRSPETVRYTLKNHDQEHPEVAVFPNSTSPLSDEQKVQLVAEFRRGLDVGVLSEKYRRTRTSIYRVVAEVRAQQILELPIDFMDAEEFHAADADANILTSSPPPTDRKSGVVKPPPGLPPYLASLYAIPLLTREEEAYYFRRMNYLKFKAAELRKTLDPQRPKTRDMDQIEQWLNLAGEVKNFLIRSNLRLVVSIAKRHVKPNTNFFEMVSDGNMSLIRAIEKFDFTKGFKFSTYASWAIIKNYARSIPAEHTRLDRFRTGNDEVFQNSSDPHAGEPNSEVVNHRQHEAIMVILNRLEPREKEIIVHRYGLSVGAAPQTLEQVGHRFGVTKERIRQLEARALRKLRKIAEAESLEIPGI